From the Danio aesculapii chromosome 9, fDanAes4.1, whole genome shotgun sequence genome, one window contains:
- the sumo3b gene encoding small ubiquitin-related modifier 3 — protein sequence MSEEKPKEGVKTENDHINLKVAGQDGSVVQFKIKRHTPLSKLMKAYCERQGLSIRQIRFRFDGQPINETDTPAQLEMEDEDTIDVFQQQTGGSC from the exons ATGTCAGAAGAGAAGCCAAAG GAGGGAGTCAAGACTGAAAATGACCACATCAACCTGAAAGTAGCGGGTCAGGATGGGTCTGTGGTACAGTTTAAAATCAAGAGGCACACTCCTCTCAGCAAACTGATGAAGGCCTACTGCGAGAGACAG GGTTTATCCATAAGGCAAATCAGGTTCCGGTTTGATGGTCAGCCTATCAATGAGACGGACACACCTGCACAG CTGGAGATGGAAGATGAAGACACTATCGATGTATTCCAGCAACAGACTGGTGGATCCTGCTAA
- the pttg1ipb gene encoding PTTG1 interacting protein b isoform X1: protein MIQTRTFLLSFVFFAFAFWVVVAQTTKSPVTNCTIKSNTTCEDCLKIVSCLWCISSQRCIDYPVNSVLPSHSVCPLSDARWGLCWMNFQILIITISVIAGVIVIAIFVCCFCCCKCENIGRSNRSEERMENQASLRKFRHEERKAEMKQRHDEMRLKYGLKKENQYSRFENS from the exons ATGATCCAAACACGGACTTTTTTGCTCTCTTTTGTTTTCTTCGCCTTCGCTTTTTGGGTGGTTGTTGCTCAGACGACCAAAAGTCCAGTGACAA ACTGCACTATAAAATCCAACACAACTTGTGAAGATTGTTTGAAGATTGTTTCG tgtttgtgGTGCATCTCAAGCCAGAGATGCATTGATTATCCAGTAAACAGCGTTCTTCCATCTCATAGTGTTTGTCCACTTTCAGATGCACGATGGGGACTGTGTTGGA TGAATTTCCAGATTCTCATCATTACTATCTCCGTGATCGCGGGAGTGATTGTCATCGCCATATTTGTCTGCTGTTTCTGCTGCTGTAAATGTGAAAACATTGG caGGTCTAATAGGAGTGAAGAGCGAATGGAGAATCAAGCTAGTCTGAGAAAGTTTCGCCATGAGGAGAG GAAAGCAGAGATGAAGCAGAGACATGATGAAATGCGATTGAAATATG GTTTAAAGAAGGAGAACCAGTACTCCAGATTTGAGAACAGCTAA
- the pttg1ipb gene encoding PTTG1 interacting protein b isoform X2 yields MIQTRTFLLSFVFFAFAFWVVVAQTTKSPVTNCTIKSNTTCEDCLKIVSCLWCISSQRCIDYPVNSVLPSHSVCPLSDARWGLCWMNFQILIITISVIAGVIVIAIFVCCFCCCKCENIGSNRSEERMENQASLRKFRHEERKAEMKQRHDEMRLKYGLKKENQYSRFENS; encoded by the exons ATGATCCAAACACGGACTTTTTTGCTCTCTTTTGTTTTCTTCGCCTTCGCTTTTTGGGTGGTTGTTGCTCAGACGACCAAAAGTCCAGTGACAA ACTGCACTATAAAATCCAACACAACTTGTGAAGATTGTTTGAAGATTGTTTCG tgtttgtgGTGCATCTCAAGCCAGAGATGCATTGATTATCCAGTAAACAGCGTTCTTCCATCTCATAGTGTTTGTCCACTTTCAGATGCACGATGGGGACTGTGTTGGA TGAATTTCCAGATTCTCATCATTACTATCTCCGTGATCGCGGGAGTGATTGTCATCGCCATATTTGTCTGCTGTTTCTGCTGCTGTAAATGTGAAAACATTGG GTCTAATAGGAGTGAAGAGCGAATGGAGAATCAAGCTAGTCTGAGAAAGTTTCGCCATGAGGAGAG GAAAGCAGAGATGAAGCAGAGACATGATGAAATGCGATTGAAATATG GTTTAAAGAAGGAGAACCAGTACTCCAGATTTGAGAACAGCTAA